The following are encoded together in the Serratia odorifera genome:
- a CDS encoding LysR substrate-binding domain-containing protein: protein MNRYPMFNPQLLLSFVAVYDSCSFTRAAQRVFLSQSTVSQQVRRLEEMLGKPLFERSSHQVLLTEEGEKLLSYARRIIALNEEAHDALTGIWRDGVLRLGMPEDFAVPTTQLLAQFSRQHPHLRLDVTSGLSADLHHAYAREELDLILVKQRRSQPPRAARPEPLLWLDSQAFPAIEQTPVPLAVFPLNGLYREQLCQALDNLGKRWRISYSSASLAALTAASAAGLGVTLLPAGCRLPSHRILGAAEGLPPVNDFELALYYRDGAPPTTEALAQQLAAFCQLV, encoded by the coding sequence ATGAATCGCTATCCGATGTTCAACCCGCAGTTACTGCTCAGCTTTGTGGCGGTCTACGACAGTTGCAGCTTTACCCGTGCTGCACAGCGGGTGTTTCTTTCGCAATCCACCGTCAGCCAACAGGTACGTCGGCTGGAGGAGATGCTCGGCAAACCGCTGTTTGAGCGTTCATCCCATCAGGTATTGCTGACCGAAGAAGGCGAGAAGCTACTCAGTTATGCCCGGCGCATCATTGCGCTGAACGAAGAGGCGCACGATGCGCTGACCGGCATCTGGCGCGACGGCGTGCTGCGGCTCGGCATGCCTGAGGATTTTGCCGTGCCGACCACCCAATTGCTGGCGCAGTTCAGCCGCCAGCATCCGCACCTACGGCTGGACGTCACCAGCGGTTTGAGCGCCGATCTGCACCATGCGTATGCGCGCGAGGAACTGGATCTGATTCTGGTCAAACAGCGCCGCAGCCAACCACCGCGTGCCGCACGACCGGAGCCGCTGCTGTGGCTGGACAGCCAGGCGTTTCCCGCCATTGAGCAAACGCCGGTACCGCTGGCGGTGTTTCCGCTGAACGGCCTGTACCGTGAGCAACTGTGTCAGGCATTGGACAATCTCGGCAAACGCTGGCGGATTAGCTACAGCAGCGCCAGCCTGGCGGCGCTCACCGCCGCCAGCGCCGCAGGGCTTGGCGTCACGCTGCTGCCTGCCGGTTGCCGGCTGCCAAGCCACCGCATCCTTGGCGCCGCCGAAGGCCTGCCACCGGTTAATGACTTCGAACTGGCGCTGTATTACCGTGACGGCGCGCCACCCACCACCGAAGCGCTGGCACAGCAGCTGGCAGCGTTTTGCCAGCTGGTTTGA
- a CDS encoding esterase-like activity of phytase family protein, translated as MYFKKSRLALLAGCLAFSTPLLAQQAVTAELAGHAVLPVKSTVATPEDAPSDLRDSGKYTSGQRVGELGSVAGKSADRLTGIGLPIAGQPLQGHSGIKHMADGSYWVLTDNGFGSKANSPDAMLYLNHYQIDFKTGGVSRLKTVFLHDPDKKVPFHIVNESSAKRYLTGSDFDPESFQFADNALWIGDEFGPYLIKADLDGKILAVFATEVEGKTVKSPDNPTLTLPGAPDGKQNFQVARSKGFEGMAASKDGTMLYPLLEGALWDGEKFENIGGKRYLRVLEFDVKQQQWTGRSWQYLLEDNGHAIGDFNMIDATHGLVIERDNGEGTADKACASGAPTGNCFSQLAKFKRVYRIAFSADNVGKPVEKQAYIDLLNIQDPNKLARKPLNNGVLTFPFFTIENVDVVDDSHIVVGNDNNFPFSSSRQPNVADDNEFILLNVPQLLKP; from the coding sequence ATGTATTTTAAAAAATCCCGTCTGGCGCTGTTGGCCGGCTGCCTGGCGTTCAGTACGCCGCTGCTGGCACAACAGGCGGTGACCGCCGAGCTGGCGGGGCACGCGGTATTGCCGGTGAAATCCACCGTTGCCACGCCAGAGGATGCGCCGTCGGATTTACGCGACAGCGGCAAATACACCAGTGGCCAGCGCGTTGGCGAGCTGGGCAGCGTGGCGGGCAAGTCCGCCGATCGCCTGACGGGCATCGGCTTACCGATCGCCGGCCAGCCGCTGCAAGGGCATTCGGGCATCAAGCACATGGCGGATGGCAGCTACTGGGTACTGACCGACAACGGCTTCGGCAGCAAGGCCAATTCACCGGACGCCATGCTGTATCTCAACCATTACCAGATTGATTTTAAAACCGGCGGCGTCAGTCGTTTGAAAACGGTGTTTTTACACGATCCGGATAAAAAAGTGCCGTTTCATATCGTTAACGAGAGCAGCGCAAAGCGTTATCTGACCGGCAGCGATTTTGACCCGGAAAGCTTCCAGTTTGCCGACAATGCGCTGTGGATCGGCGATGAGTTCGGTCCCTACCTGATCAAGGCCGATCTGGACGGCAAGATCCTGGCGGTATTTGCCACCGAGGTGGAGGGCAAAACGGTGAAATCGCCGGATAACCCGACCCTGACCCTGCCGGGAGCGCCGGATGGCAAGCAAAATTTCCAGGTGGCGCGTTCCAAGGGCTTTGAGGGCATGGCTGCCTCCAAAGACGGTACGATGCTCTACCCGCTGCTGGAAGGTGCGCTGTGGGACGGCGAGAAATTTGAGAATATCGGCGGCAAGCGCTACCTGCGGGTGCTGGAATTTGACGTAAAACAGCAGCAATGGACCGGCCGCAGCTGGCAGTATCTGCTGGAGGACAACGGTCATGCTATTGGTGATTTTAATATGATCGACGCGACTCATGGATTGGTGATCGAACGTGACAACGGCGAGGGCACGGCGGATAAAGCCTGCGCCAGTGGGGCGCCGACCGGTAACTGCTTTAGTCAGCTGGCGAAGTTCAAACGGGTATACCGTATCGCGTTCTCGGCTGACAATGTCGGCAAGCCGGTAGAAAAACAGGCTTATATCGACCTGCTGAATATTCAGGATCCAAACAAACTGGCGCGCAAGCCGTTAAATAACGGCGTGCTGACCTTTCCGTTCTTCACCATTGAAAACGTCGATGTGGTAGATGACAGCCATATCGTGGTGGGCAATGACAATAATTTCCCGTTTTCTTCCAGCCGCCAGCCTAACGTGGCAGATGATAACGAATTTATTTTGTTAAATGTGCCGCAGTTATTAAAACCGTAA
- a CDS encoding fimbrial protein, giving the protein MFSISKGLRGGILVALSAACGGVLAADQGTQVNISATIVAPPPCVINKGKVIDVDFGDVGVNRIDGNRYMQRLDYTVECEFLDGSRQLKMKIVGSGAAFDANVLHTSVNGLGIKLLADGKALNINSAFSIDYAKLPKLDAVPVKNAASTLTEGEFTSGATMLVDYF; this is encoded by the coding sequence ATGTTCAGCATAAGCAAAGGGCTGAGAGGTGGCATACTCGTCGCCCTGTCGGCAGCCTGCGGTGGTGTTTTGGCCGCTGACCAGGGCACGCAGGTAAATATTTCCGCCACCATAGTGGCACCGCCGCCGTGCGTGATTAATAAAGGAAAAGTGATTGATGTTGATTTCGGAGACGTTGGGGTAAACAGAATTGACGGCAATCGTTATATGCAACGGCTGGACTATACCGTCGAATGCGAATTTCTCGACGGCTCACGTCAGTTGAAAATGAAAATCGTCGGCAGCGGCGCCGCGTTTGACGCCAATGTGCTGCATACCAGCGTCAATGGCTTGGGGATTAAGCTGTTGGCGGACGGCAAGGCGTTGAATATCAATAGCGCATTCAGCATTGATTACGCCAAGCTGCCCAAGCTGGATGCCGTGCCGGTGAAAAATGCCGCCAGCACGCTAACCGAAGGCGAGTTCACCAGCGGCGCAACCATGCTGGTGGACTATTTCTGA
- a CDS encoding fimbrial protein, which produces MLAALLLAGNASAFTCRTSDGGLIPPGGSTTPVDVRVRIGPQLSYGKNEIVNVSQVTCKNDVSSWTDYLKTDSPALSMNSAIFGGIGSGMTINGRDYPSPVSSGISVVTLTNLNSQSIAIRVYIVLNRFPTPDIKINKGDVIGQINFSQTNDRPNCPQCGPYRWRLIADNDAYFVTTTCTINNGRQIDVNFNQIRQDYLTTTVNNAQIKQDKALTYQCDDLSATQDILIRLVSDASGFSADYIKTTNSNVGVAMMYKDAVVKPNDAFRTRITNGVGSDTITFVPVKNNVPYTSIATGPLSGSATLIFSAP; this is translated from the coding sequence ATGTTAGCCGCCCTTTTACTGGCGGGAAATGCCTCTGCTTTTACCTGCAGAACCTCGGACGGTGGCCTGATCCCGCCTGGTGGCTCCACCACACCGGTCGACGTGCGGGTACGTATCGGACCGCAGCTCTCCTACGGCAAGAATGAAATCGTCAACGTCAGCCAGGTCACCTGTAAAAATGACGTCTCCAGCTGGACGGATTATTTAAAGACCGACAGCCCGGCGTTAAGCATGAATAGCGCTATTTTTGGCGGTATCGGCAGCGGCATGACAATTAACGGCCGCGATTATCCTTCGCCGGTGTCCTCCGGCATTAGCGTCGTAACGCTGACCAACCTGAATTCGCAGTCGATCGCCATTCGAGTATACATCGTGCTAAACCGCTTCCCGACCCCTGATATTAAAATTAATAAAGGTGACGTTATCGGCCAAATCAATTTCTCCCAAACCAACGACCGGCCGAATTGCCCACAGTGTGGTCCTTATCGCTGGCGGCTGATTGCCGATAATGATGCATATTTTGTCACTACCACCTGCACCATCAATAACGGCCGGCAGATTGACGTCAACTTTAACCAGATTCGGCAGGATTATCTGACGACAACGGTCAATAATGCGCAGATCAAACAGGACAAGGCGTTGACATATCAATGTGACGATCTGAGCGCCACGCAGGATATTCTGATTCGTCTGGTCAGCGATGCCAGCGGATTTTCAGCGGATTACATCAAGACCACCAATAGCAATGTCGGCGTGGCGATGATGTATAAAGACGCAGTGGTTAAACCCAACGACGCCTTTCGAACACGCATCACCAACGGCGTCGGTAGCGATACCATCACCTTTGTGCCGGTAAAAAATAATGTACCTTATACCAGCATTGCCACCGGGCCATTATCCGGATCGGCAACGCTTATTTTCAGTGCTCCGTGA
- a CDS encoding fimbrial protein encodes MKLNKVMMAAVIAFGATSFAHAAVKDQGHGKVNFIGSIIDAPCSIAPESIDQTVDLGQVSNVALKDGGTSNPRPFDIKLEQCDTTTLKSVSVTFTGTESTGNKDLLAIAGTAKGAGIAISYDGKPITLGDATPSQNLNNNNNTLHFAAYLQGEGASSAVVPGDFTAVADFTLAYQ; translated from the coding sequence ATGAAACTTAATAAAGTCATGATGGCAGCAGTGATTGCATTTGGCGCTACTTCTTTCGCTCACGCTGCCGTTAAAGATCAGGGTCACGGTAAAGTAAATTTCATCGGTTCTATTATTGATGCACCTTGCTCTATTGCACCAGAATCGATCGATCAGACCGTCGATCTGGGTCAGGTGTCCAACGTGGCGCTGAAAGATGGCGGCACCTCCAACCCACGTCCCTTTGACATCAAACTGGAGCAGTGTGATACCACTACGCTGAAAAGCGTCAGCGTGACCTTCACCGGCACCGAGTCTACCGGCAACAAGGATCTGTTGGCGATCGCAGGTACTGCCAAAGGCGCTGGCATCGCCATTTCCTATGACGGCAAACCTATCACCCTGGGTGATGCAACACCGTCTCAGAACCTGAATAACAACAACAACACCCTGCACTTTGCCGCTTATCTGCAAGGCGAAGGCGCTTCATCTGCCGTGGTTCCAGGTGATTTCACCGCCGTAGCCGACTTCACGCTGGCCTATCAGTAA
- a CDS encoding fimbrial protein: MFLQGNHGVKSWVWILALATAACDAAPVIQGWGRVNMQGAIIDTACAIAAGSRDQTIDMDTIPLGQIIRDGRGLTKNFSIELVNCQLERPGNKPDWRFFQVTFDGSAEDGLFGVQGEARGVALKINDGVGNQVIPGKPLALENIIPGNSTLNYSMTLMPNHQPLKAGAYFSTLRFKLDYF, from the coding sequence ATGTTTTTACAAGGGAATCATGGCGTGAAATCGTGGGTATGGATATTGGCGCTGGCTACTGCGGCGTGTGACGCCGCGCCTGTCATTCAGGGATGGGGACGCGTCAATATGCAGGGGGCGATTATTGATACCGCCTGTGCGATCGCCGCTGGCAGCCGCGACCAGACCATCGACATGGATACCATTCCACTTGGGCAAATCATTCGTGACGGTCGGGGACTGACCAAAAACTTCAGTATTGAATTGGTGAACTGTCAATTAGAACGACCAGGAAATAAACCGGACTGGCGATTTTTTCAGGTGACGTTTGACGGCTCTGCCGAGGACGGTCTTTTTGGCGTGCAGGGTGAAGCCCGTGGCGTGGCGCTAAAAATAAACGACGGTGTCGGTAATCAGGTGATACCAGGCAAACCTTTGGCGCTGGAAAATATAATACCGGGAAACAGCACACTTAATTATTCCATGACGCTGATGCCCAATCACCAACCGCTCAAGGCCGGGGCCTATTTTTCCACGTTGCGTTTTAAACTGGATTATTTTTAA
- a CDS encoding outer membrane usher protein, whose amino-acid sequence MLSPAGKLFRLQVLGLCIALSLSHPIMRAYAADEIQFNTDVLDINDRKNIDLSQFTRSGYIMPGAYTLVVHVNKTDLPEQPIRFVAPENDAKGSEVCLSPTLVGQLGLKEKLATALRWSHDGQCLDLTSLKGMEAHGDLSTSSLYLNIPQAYLEYSSESWDPPSRWDNGIPGLLFDYNVNGQSQKNLKGGGSGYSLSGNGTTGGNLGAWRLRADWQANLNHQTGSGQQTNTQFDWSRYYAYRAIPALRSRLTMGEDYLNSDLFDSLRFTGASLRSDDNMLPPNLRGYAPEVSGVAKTNAKVVISQQGRVLYETQVAAGPFRIQDINDAVSGELDVRVEEQDGSVQAFKMNTASIPYLTRPGSVRYKLAAGKPSEWGHHLRGPLFGTGEFSWGISNGWSLYGGAIAGGDYNALSLGIGRDLMVLGALSFDATQSRASLPQDGVKSGSSYRLSYSKNFDEYDSQVTFAGYRFSQEDFMSMGEYLDERYEGSRSGKSKEMYTITFNKQFRELGLSAYLNYSHQTYWDRAANDRYNLMLSRYFDFGDFKNASVSLSAYRNRYNERNDDGMYLSLSVPWGNAATLSYNMTVDRDDSSHRVGYYDRIDEHNNYQLNAGTARSGATMSGYYSHEGDLAQINANASYQAGRYSAVGLAAQGGMTLTAEGAVMHRITTPGGTRLLLDTDGVADVPVRGYGSTVMTNRFGKAVVTDVNSYYRNKASIDLNRLDDNVEATRSVVQATLTEGAIGYRKFDVIAGEKAMAIVKLADGSEPPFGATVINSRKQQTGIVNDGGSVYLSGINAGEVMSVHWNGGPQCEIRLPTPLPPDMLMNTLLLPCHPVTVNTPAPAAQHAVADRS is encoded by the coding sequence ATGCTTTCACCGGCAGGGAAATTATTTCGTCTTCAAGTCTTGGGACTGTGCATTGCCTTGTCGTTAAGCCATCCGATTATGCGGGCTTACGCCGCGGACGAAATCCAGTTCAACACCGATGTGTTAGATATCAACGATCGAAAAAATATCGATCTAAGCCAATTTACGCGCAGTGGCTATATTATGCCGGGCGCTTATACCCTGGTGGTACACGTTAACAAAACTGACCTGCCAGAACAGCCAATCCGTTTTGTTGCGCCGGAAAACGATGCCAAAGGCAGCGAAGTGTGTTTATCACCGACGCTGGTCGGCCAATTGGGGCTGAAAGAAAAGCTGGCCACGGCGCTGCGCTGGTCGCACGACGGCCAATGTCTGGATCTGACCAGCCTGAAAGGCATGGAAGCACACGGCGATCTGAGTACCTCATCGCTGTACCTCAATATTCCCCAGGCGTATCTGGAGTACAGCTCGGAGAGCTGGGATCCGCCTTCTCGCTGGGACAACGGCATTCCGGGCCTGTTATTTGACTATAACGTCAACGGCCAAAGTCAGAAGAACCTGAAGGGAGGTGGCAGCGGTTATAGCCTGAGCGGTAACGGCACCACCGGCGGCAACCTCGGTGCCTGGCGGCTGCGCGCCGACTGGCAGGCGAATCTTAATCACCAGACCGGCTCGGGCCAGCAGACCAACACCCAGTTCGACTGGAGCCGTTATTACGCCTATCGGGCGATCCCGGCGCTGCGTTCCCGCCTGACCATGGGCGAGGATTATTTGAATTCCGACCTGTTCGACAGCCTGCGCTTCACCGGCGCCAGCCTGCGTTCGGACGACAATATGCTGCCGCCGAATCTGCGTGGCTATGCGCCAGAAGTGAGCGGGGTGGCCAAGACCAACGCCAAGGTGGTGATCAGCCAGCAAGGACGCGTGTTGTATGAAACCCAGGTCGCTGCCGGGCCATTCCGTATCCAGGACATCAACGATGCGGTGTCCGGCGAGCTGGACGTGCGGGTAGAGGAACAGGACGGCAGCGTGCAGGCGTTCAAGATGAACACGGCCAGTATCCCGTACCTGACGCGGCCGGGTAGCGTGCGTTACAAGCTGGCGGCGGGTAAACCGTCGGAATGGGGCCATCATCTGCGCGGGCCGCTGTTCGGTACCGGGGAATTTTCCTGGGGGATCAGCAATGGCTGGTCGCTGTATGGCGGTGCGATCGCCGGTGGTGATTACAACGCCCTGTCGCTGGGTATCGGTCGCGATTTGATGGTGCTGGGAGCGCTGTCGTTCGACGCCACGCAATCGCGTGCCAGCTTGCCGCAGGACGGCGTCAAGAGCGGCAGTTCCTATCGCCTGAGTTATTCAAAGAACTTTGATGAGTACGACAGTCAGGTGACGTTCGCCGGTTACCGCTTCTCCCAGGAAGACTTTATGAGCATGGGGGAATACCTGGACGAACGTTACGAAGGCAGCCGCAGCGGCAAGAGCAAGGAGATGTACACCATCACCTTCAACAAACAGTTCCGTGAACTGGGGCTGAGCGCCTATCTCAACTATAGCCACCAAACCTACTGGGATCGGGCTGCCAACGACCGCTATAACCTGATGTTGTCGCGTTACTTCGATTTCGGCGATTTCAAAAACGCCAGCGTGTCGCTGTCGGCCTATCGCAACCGTTACAACGAGCGCAACGATGACGGTATGTATCTGTCGCTGTCTGTGCCCTGGGGCAACGCCGCCACGCTCAGCTACAACATGACGGTTGATCGCGACGACAGCTCGCATCGCGTGGGCTATTACGACCGAATCGATGAACACAATAACTATCAGTTGAACGCCGGTACCGCCCGCAGCGGGGCAACCATGAGCGGCTATTACAGCCATGAGGGCGATCTGGCGCAGATCAACGCCAATGCCAGCTATCAGGCCGGCCGCTACAGTGCGGTTGGGCTGGCGGCGCAGGGCGGTATGACGCTGACGGCAGAAGGTGCGGTAATGCACCGCATCACCACGCCGGGTGGCACCCGATTGCTGCTCGATACCGATGGCGTGGCGGATGTGCCGGTGCGTGGCTATGGCAGCACGGTCATGACCAACCGCTTTGGCAAGGCGGTGGTCACCGACGTCAACAGCTATTACCGCAACAAGGCCAGCATCGATCTCAACCGCCTGGATGACAACGTGGAAGCCACGCGTTCGGTGGTGCAGGCCACCCTGACCGAAGGGGCGATCGGCTATCGCAAGTTCGACGTGATCGCCGGCGAGAAGGCGATGGCGATCGTCAAACTGGCCGATGGCAGCGAACCGCCGTTCGGCGCGACGGTAATCAACTCGCGCAAGCAGCAGACCGGTATCGTCAACGACGGTGGCAGCGTTTACCTGTCCGGCATCAATGCCGGTGAGGTGATGAGCGTGCACTGGAATGGCGGGCCGCAGTGTGAAATCCGTCTGCCGACGCCGCTACCGCCCGACATGCTGATGAATACCCTGTTATTGCCATGTCACCCCGTGACGGTGAATACGCCCGCACCGGCCGCCCAGCATGCGGTGGCCGATCGTTCGTGA
- a CDS encoding fimbria/pilus periplasmic chaperone yields the protein MMNTARFSLLSTFAAMAALSAGMVATSSQAAIALDRTRVIFSGDQKTMSLNVSNQNQQLPYLAQGWIEDAQGNKIQSPFTVLPPVQRIEPGKPSQVKIQALPVARQLPQDRETLYYFNLREIPPRSDKPNTLQIALQTRIKMFYRPAAIAPQKNAAPSQEALTLTKRGDRYQVNNPTPYYVTLVDASTRKEGKGVAGFEPLMIAPKGSAPLSVSAAALGASPVLTYINDYGGRPQLVFSCNGGNCHVVPDRK from the coding sequence ATGATGAACACAGCAAGATTTTCCCTGTTGAGCACTTTTGCCGCCATGGCGGCGCTGTCGGCGGGCATGGTCGCCACGTCGTCCCAGGCGGCCATCGCGCTGGATCGCACACGTGTGATCTTCAGCGGTGACCAAAAGACCATGAGTCTTAACGTCAGCAACCAGAACCAGCAACTGCCGTATCTGGCGCAGGGATGGATTGAAGATGCCCAGGGTAACAAGATCCAAAGTCCGTTTACCGTTCTGCCGCCGGTGCAGCGCATTGAGCCGGGCAAACCGAGCCAGGTGAAGATCCAGGCGCTGCCGGTGGCCAGGCAGTTGCCGCAGGATCGCGAGACGCTTTATTACTTCAACCTGCGCGAGATCCCGCCACGCAGCGATAAGCCCAATACGCTGCAAATTGCGCTGCAAACGCGGATAAAAATGTTTTATCGCCCAGCGGCGATCGCGCCACAGAAAAATGCGGCGCCGAGCCAGGAAGCGCTGACGCTGACCAAACGGGGCGATCGCTATCAGGTGAACAACCCGACGCCGTATTACGTGACGCTGGTGGACGCCAGTACGCGCAAAGAGGGCAAGGGAGTGGCCGGTTTTGAACCGCTGATGATTGCGCCGAAGGGCAGCGCGCCGTTGAGCGTGTCGGCGGCTGCATTGGGTGCCAGCCCGGTACTGACCTATATCAACGATTACGGCGGCCGCCCACAGCTGGTGTTCAGCTGCAACGGCGGTAACTGCCACGTGGTGCCGGACAGGAAGTAG
- a CDS encoding fimbrial protein, with translation MHNSPGTPLDRYQRRQIGLTAAAALMVPLTAGMILMLMPQARAVDNWDVEGATGMLHVHGELTESACSLEMVSARQEVWLGNTGSAHFQQPGDRGTPVAFELTLKDCLRAPASSRDAWSGALAWSGSQPAVSVAFMAPTDADAPMLVKVTGVSGLGLQLADSGGQPVRLGVRNKPRLLSPGQNTLSYTVTPVRTPATLGVGAYRAVIDFRLYYD, from the coding sequence ATGCACAACAGCCCCGGAACCCCCCTTGATCGCTATCAGCGACGGCAGATTGGCCTGACGGCGGCGGCCGCGCTGATGGTGCCGCTGACGGCCGGCATGATTTTGATGCTGATGCCACAGGCGCGAGCGGTAGACAACTGGGACGTAGAGGGCGCCACCGGCATGTTGCATGTCCACGGCGAACTGACCGAAAGCGCCTGTAGCCTGGAGATGGTCTCGGCGCGGCAAGAGGTCTGGCTGGGCAACACCGGCAGCGCGCATTTTCAGCAGCCGGGCGATCGCGGTACGCCAGTGGCGTTCGAACTGACGTTGAAGGATTGCCTGCGTGCGCCGGCCAGCAGTCGCGACGCCTGGAGCGGTGCGCTGGCATGGAGCGGCAGCCAGCCGGCGGTCTCGGTGGCTTTTATGGCGCCAACCGATGCCGACGCGCCGATGCTGGTCAAGGTGACGGGGGTCAGCGGACTGGGATTGCAGCTGGCGGACAGCGGCGGGCAGCCGGTGCGCCTCGGCGTACGCAATAAACCACGGCTGCTGTCGCCGGGGCAAAATACCCTGAGCTATACGGTGACGCCGGTGCGCACGCCGGCAACGCTGGGCGTCGGCGCCTACCGCGCGGTGATTGATTTTCGGCTGTATTACGACTGA
- a CDS encoding fimbrial protein, which translates to MRAKQTSRRGSALLGVGIVLAGLMTQPAAADENMRFHGTLVAEPCVILPGEERIQLDFGTIVDKYLYLNTRTHSQIFTLHLAECDLSLGNTVSVTFSGSENANLPGLLALDGGSSASGIAIGLENRDGTALPLNSASDKYRLAAGSNQIALQAYVQGEPEAIRNKTIGRGEFSATATFSLEYE; encoded by the coding sequence ATGCGCGCAAAACAAACCAGCCGACGCGGCAGCGCGCTGTTGGGCGTCGGGATCGTGCTGGCGGGGCTGATGACTCAGCCGGCGGCGGCGGATGAAAATATGCGTTTCCATGGGACATTGGTGGCGGAACCCTGCGTGATCCTGCCGGGAGAAGAGAGGATCCAGCTCGATTTCGGCACCATTGTCGATAAATACCTGTACCTGAATACGCGCACCCATAGCCAGATTTTTACGCTGCATCTGGCGGAATGCGATCTGAGTCTGGGCAATACGGTGTCGGTCACCTTCAGCGGTAGTGAAAACGCCAACCTGCCCGGATTACTGGCGCTGGATGGCGGCAGTAGCGCGTCGGGCATTGCTATCGGTCTGGAAAACCGCGATGGCACCGCCTTGCCGTTGAACAGCGCCAGTGACAAATACCGTCTGGCGGCGGGCAGTAACCAGATCGCCCTGCAGGCCTATGTGCAAGGTGAGCCGGAAGCGATTCGTAATAAAACCATCGGCCGCGGAGAGTTCAGTGCGACAGCCACGTTCAGCCTGGAATACGAGTAA